A genomic segment from Flammeovirga pectinis encodes:
- a CDS encoding IS4 family transposase: protein MKNRTISQFINYLNTLIKSDEVLNNFKVEAKDFTRNRVISFVDIIFILIGRVTKTTMVELVQFFSNNGTLKICSPQAFSKARLKINPAAFQFLNQEILDFYYEKKRNTFYKNKYQLLAVDGSMIQLPDSNELGQVFLRAKNNNGAGMPLARASVLYDLNNDLALDALITHNKHSEVSLFYEHIDNSSHLIDNHIINPIIILDRGYANINIIESILKNKMLFLIRTKASLNKEVIEFVNSNVIENTIIFKRKDRDNISCRIVKVKLKSGEIEYLLTNTEFSIKELKELYYKRWGIETYYGYIKSSLQLENFSSKSANGVLLEFYATIFSANLNQVLIIETALKNDPKNKYEYKVNRNIATGIFKSFYIKMRMYKRVPKKIIDDTLTLIRRSKIPIKMERTFERIKNKRSRRKYHFNRKLAI from the coding sequence ATGAAAAATAGAACAATATCCCAATTTATAAACTATCTGAACACTTTAATTAAATCAGATGAAGTACTCAATAATTTTAAAGTAGAAGCAAAAGACTTTACACGGAATAGAGTGATTAGTTTCGTCGATATAATTTTCATTTTAATCGGTAGAGTTACAAAAACAACTATGGTTGAATTGGTCCAATTTTTCTCGAATAACGGTACCTTAAAAATATGTTCTCCTCAGGCATTTAGTAAGGCTAGACTAAAAATTAATCCTGCTGCATTTCAATTTCTAAATCAAGAAATTTTAGACTTTTATTATGAAAAAAAAAGAAACACATTTTATAAAAATAAATACCAATTACTTGCTGTTGATGGAAGTATGATTCAACTACCAGATAGTAATGAATTAGGTCAAGTATTTTTGAGAGCAAAAAATAATAATGGGGCTGGAATGCCACTTGCAAGAGCTTCTGTTTTATATGATTTAAATAATGATTTAGCTTTAGATGCATTAATAACACATAATAAACATAGTGAAGTATCTCTTTTTTATGAACATATTGATAATTCATCACATCTTATTGATAATCATATTATTAATCCTATAATAATATTAGACAGAGGATATGCAAACATCAATATAATTGAGTCTATTTTAAAAAATAAAATGTTGTTTTTAATTCGAACAAAAGCATCCTTAAATAAAGAAGTTATCGAGTTTGTAAATTCAAATGTAATTGAAAATACAATTATTTTTAAGAGGAAAGACAGAGACAATATTTCATGTAGAATCGTAAAAGTAAAATTGAAAAGTGGAGAAATAGAATATCTATTGACAAACACGGAATTCTCCATAAAAGAACTCAAAGAACTATATTATAAAAGATGGGGTATTGAAACTTATTATGGATATATCAAATCTAGTTTACAACTCGAAAACTTCTCTTCAAAATCAGCAAATGGTGTACTATTAGAATTTTATGCAACTATATTTTCAGCCAATTTGAATCAGGTTTTAATTATTGAAACGGCATTGAAAAACGATCCAAAAAACAAGTACGAATACAAGGTAAATAGAAATATTGCAACGGGTATTTTTAAAAGTTTTTACATTAAAATGAGAATGTATAAACGTGTTCCTAAAAAGATAATTGACGATACACTGACACTTATCAGACGATCAAAAATTCCAATAAAAATGGAGAGGACTTTTGAAAGAATTAAAAATAAAAGAAGTCGAAGAAAGTACCATTTTAATAGGAAATTGGCTATTTAA
- a CDS encoding YbhB/YbcL family Raf kinase inhibitor-like protein produces MIKSIQILAVLITLSTSIFGQNTFTLSSNDLGGEATINEEFNGFGCTGENQSPQLSWKNAPEGTKSFAVTMYDPDAPTGSGWWHWVVFDIPSNTNELVAGAGDVAANLAPKGVIQSSTDYGAKGYGGPCPPEGHGLHQYIITVYALKTDKLGLDGNTNPAVVGYYLWNNTLAKASIVTYYKRDKK; encoded by the coding sequence ATGATTAAGTCAATTCAAATTTTAGCAGTACTCATAACTCTTTCAACGTCTATTTTTGGTCAAAATACATTTACATTATCTAGTAATGATTTAGGCGGAGAAGCAACAATCAATGAAGAGTTTAATGGTTTTGGCTGCACTGGCGAAAATCAATCGCCACAGTTATCTTGGAAAAATGCTCCAGAAGGAACAAAAAGTTTTGCGGTAACGATGTACGACCCTGATGCACCAACGGGTAGTGGGTGGTGGCATTGGGTGGTTTTTGATATACCTTCCAACACAAATGAATTAGTTGCTGGGGCAGGAGATGTTGCTGCAAACTTAGCACCGAAAGGAGTAATTCAAAGTAGTACAGATTATGGAGCAAAAGGTTACGGAGGCCCTTGTCCTCCAGAAGGGCATGGTTTACATCAGTATATTATTACAGTTTACGCTCTTAAAACAGATAAGCTTGGTTTAGATGGAAATACAAATCCCGCTGTTGTCGGTTATTATCTATGGAATAATACATTGGCAAAAGCAAGCATTGTTACCTATTATAAAAGAGACAAAAAATAA
- a CDS encoding helix-turn-helix domain-containing protein yields the protein MNTITLPEELPLNSSLSISVFNYESRKEISKQQILLNKHTFSFLQEGTKEVFFDNSTYEIDNTQFLLMKSGHCLMTEKLSNDVKYYKSILFFFSTEDVFNFLRKFELNTRKPVQNYSTYSFGYDTFIKRFVDSLVDISTLTISLQQKLLKTKFEEIMLYLMDAKGGGFLYSLISNTNDNQKFIQTIESNRLNKLTIKELSFLSNMSVSTFKREFEKHFNSSPSKWFQDKRLEHSAYLLKNEAKRPSDIFEEIGYENLSNFIQAFKAKFGITPKQHQSS from the coding sequence ATGAATACAATTACATTACCAGAAGAACTACCATTGAATTCCTCTTTATCTATCTCTGTATTTAACTATGAAAGCAGAAAGGAAATCTCTAAGCAGCAAATCTTACTAAACAAACACACGTTTAGTTTTTTGCAAGAAGGAACTAAAGAAGTATTTTTCGACAATTCTACATACGAAATAGATAATACTCAGTTTTTATTAATGAAATCAGGACATTGTTTAATGACAGAAAAGCTGTCTAATGATGTGAAATATTATAAAAGCATTTTATTCTTCTTTTCTACAGAAGATGTGTTCAATTTTTTAAGAAAGTTTGAACTGAATACTAGAAAACCAGTACAAAACTATTCTACGTATTCTTTCGGTTACGATACGTTCATAAAAAGATTTGTGGATAGTCTTGTTGATATATCTACGCTTACGATCTCCCTACAACAAAAACTTTTAAAAACTAAGTTTGAAGAAATTATGCTCTATTTAATGGATGCAAAAGGAGGTGGTTTTCTTTATTCGTTAATTAGTAATACAAATGATAATCAGAAATTTATACAGACTATTGAAAGTAACAGGCTCAATAAATTAACGATAAAAGAACTTTCATTTCTTTCTAATATGAGTGTTTCTACGTTTAAACGAGAGTTTGAGAAGCACTTTAATAGTTCGCCAAGCAAATGGTTTCAAGATAAAAGACTTGAACATTCAGCTTATTTATTAAAAAATGAGGCTAAAAGACCATCCGATATATTCGAAGAAATTGGTTATGAGAATCTATCAAATTTTATTCAAGCGTTTAAAGCAAAGTTTGGAATAACACCAAAACAGCACCAATCAAGTTGA
- a CDS encoding phage integrase N-terminal SAM-like domain-containing protein — MFDQVYQNMTLSGKSSSTFQNYIRTIASISLYFKKIPLELSDDQINDYLLLLKEKQNTSYTIFKHYVYALRYVFRLSDRDDRAIQLPYLKRKDVYSSFQGDLEYP, encoded by the coding sequence ATGTTTGATCAAGTGTATCAAAACATGACACTCAGTGGGAAATCTTCTTCTACTTTTCAAAACTACATCCGTACTATCGCTAGTATTTCATTGTATTTTAAAAAGATTCCACTTGAACTTTCCGACGATCAAATTAATGATTATCTGCTTCTTCTCAAAGAAAAACAAAACACTTCTTACACAATCTTTAAACATTATGTCTATGCTTTAAGATATGTATTTAGATTAAGTGACAGAGATGATCGGGCCATACAATTACCCTATTTGAAACGAAAAGATGTATACTCTTCTTTTCAAGGCGACTTGGAATACCCTTAA
- a CDS encoding helix-turn-helix domain-containing protein: protein MKKFHFQKKRGENYKKFLTNLFGGEIINEHLIAIDNENAKGEIIVFERENMRSLVLNYKANINFTTILEHDDNFDYTIRCYQPTASYKGQDNTTIDLKCPLGFIINQRNDVLTLSKKEGDDVQAVAFFFNQEKLTKETIPIINKIKSFSFNMGDERFIRWNKNFFNNDRSFVNNSLYTKWAEHKLNELYVIIENIILENEEEESEKMYHDYEIDIALQVKNRIANELNYKPNIEEISKEFGINKTKIGVVYKFIYGQTIYQDYKKVRIFRAKDMISSTTRKISDIAYELGYTDLHHLSKDFKKTFDITPSELRESVKE, encoded by the coding sequence ATGAAGAAGTTTCATTTCCAGAAAAAAAGAGGCGAAAATTATAAAAAATTCTTGACAAATTTATTTGGAGGAGAGATTATTAATGAACACCTAATTGCTATTGATAATGAAAATGCAAAGGGTGAAATTATCGTATTTGAGAGAGAAAATATGCGCTCTTTAGTTTTGAACTATAAGGCGAATATAAACTTTACAACAATATTAGAGCATGATGATAATTTTGATTATACTATCCGTTGTTATCAACCTACAGCTTCTTATAAAGGACAGGATAATACTACTATAGACTTAAAGTGTCCTCTTGGTTTTATTATTAATCAAAGAAATGATGTGCTTACGCTTTCTAAAAAAGAAGGAGACGATGTACAGGCTGTTGCCTTCTTTTTTAATCAAGAAAAGTTGACCAAAGAAACTATTCCTATTATAAATAAGATCAAATCTTTCTCTTTTAATATGGGTGATGAAAGGTTTATTAGATGGAACAAGAATTTTTTTAATAATGACCGTTCTTTCGTAAATAATAGCTTATATACCAAATGGGCTGAGCATAAATTGAACGAACTTTATGTTATTATTGAAAATATCATTTTAGAAAATGAAGAAGAGGAATCGGAAAAGATGTATCATGATTATGAAATAGATATTGCATTGCAAGTAAAAAATAGAATTGCGAATGAGCTAAATTACAAACCCAATATTGAAGAGATTTCTAAAGAATTTGGGATTAACAAAACTAAGATTGGTGTAGTATATAAGTTTATTTACGGACAAACAATCTATCAAGATTATAAAAAAGTAAGGATCTTTAGGGCAAAGGATATGATTAGTAGTACGACTAGAAAAATTTCGGATATAGCTTACGAACTTGGCTATACAGATTTACACCATTTATCTAAAGATTTTAAAAAGACTTTTGATATCACCCCTTCTGAATTAAGAGAATCTGTAAAAGAATAA
- a CDS encoding helix-turn-helix domain-containing protein, with translation MKNLQLYHRKVIQSLIEDKMFTVAEIAEGLEVSPSTIYRELKRNTNPKTKKYNADYAQKLYLARKKYAGSKKKNPFQHHPRRKDNYQLYAQRRFIYWYSDQYYKLKLPNRRKNDFHVPKRYAYRLGKKYFDHNNDWELYDLWMEHLKLLKEQRSASTPKYYWMRALIKNETTFTLWKNPSTAMEQKQCV, from the coding sequence ATGAAAAACCTTCAACTCTACCATAGAAAAGTTATTCAAAGCTTGATAGAAGACAAGATGTTTACCGTTGCAGAAATTGCCGAAGGTTTAGAAGTGTCTCCTTCTACCATCTATCGTGAGTTGAAAAGAAATACGAACCCAAAGACAAAAAAATACAATGCCGACTATGCCCAAAAATTATACTTAGCAAGAAAGAAGTATGCAGGGTCTAAGAAAAAGAATCCCTTCCAACATCACCCAAGAAGAAAAGACAATTATCAGCTTTACGCCCAAAGACGATTTATCTACTGGTATTCTGATCAGTATTATAAACTAAAATTACCCAACAGGAGGAAAAACGATTTCCACGTTCCCAAAAGATATGCTTACCGTCTCGGTAAAAAGTATTTCGACCACAACAACGATTGGGAACTCTATGATCTTTGGATGGAACATCTAAAACTACTGAAAGAACAAAGATCAGCATCCACACCAAAATATTATTGGATGCGTGCCTTAATCAAAAACGAAACAACATTTACCCTCTGGAAAAATCCATCAACAGCAATGGAACAGAAGCAGTGCGTCTAA
- a CDS encoding Ig-like domain-containing protein: protein MNLKLTYLVFLFATLTASAQVQLTVNGTQRSHTIHPMIQGQGLSYSVETDSIYEDGAMAQLFKDVGAGFLRWPGGTPTSMYHWNDLGAGWVDNWNPEYPEEWTPHTSEFMDLDEYMTLTRAAGTQPMVGINMSSGMEWGRVDDGVAEAVALVKYCIDNNFDAKCFFLDNETYHHGNGYNKDMRGDGGHWTAANYAQQINLYADSIKKYVPDAKFFINWRDQFSNNVSDYETLLTVAGHNIDYVDVHWYWKWGVSNWADWKAKTPMEYETASYDGGSYVEEVAYFNNLAASLGKSHIKVAVLEWNIAPGDHNSNPDHTEYMTALMQSEMQMQFMQAGIEYASMWTSHWKESSKSEFLTLINSDNDHAPSASAAMFELYHHAIGGQVTTSSVSDNNIMTTTVVKGNKTYVYLLNKNDENKSVEFNFNNLNVTSVDQALRFSDPGELSTISLWNSTTSGNYVASIKANSLTMVSFNYEANTELLFNGDFENGLSSWDSWNSPTVTSDAQNGNSAIKIETSGSFNQWVTVEPSTTYKLTAFVKTDNSAKKVVLGVGNSGGNIATKDIYSTSYKEHEVVFTTNANTTSVQAWVWLPESNGTSAYADNMSLTKVEEVSNEPVTSLSLSHENETVFSNTALQLSATVLPTNASDKSVVWESDNTSTATVNANGLVTALTPGTATITATTNDGGFTANTTITVIAAQVNGIISPIQGNTYDIASGLEFSFSTAPETKYIYVYDMDWNLISSLTTPNLTFSYTPTATGDVTYRYIFQDANWQDLENGTVDVSITATVLNADFELGLNSWDYYGGTTTETLNPHNGSTSLKINARGGASQIISLKKNTDYQVSFYAKVEDPSVMAKFHIKNALGAKYFEQNIVESNYTQFTINFTTDNEGEEAKIGFWRGNDAVGASFLDDVVISEITSSARFRSIGQIQDLNIDIEIYPNPATDFVTIKAEHMERVKSLSILNVVGQSVLDTSFEGVLRLPVSTLQKGTYIVVVSDISGNKATSKLLIK from the coding sequence ATGAATTTAAAACTAACCTATTTAGTCTTTCTGTTTGCAACTTTAACTGCATCTGCACAAGTACAGTTAACAGTTAATGGAACACAAAGAAGCCACACAATACACCCCATGATACAAGGGCAGGGGTTATCTTACTCTGTAGAAACAGATTCTATTTATGAAGATGGAGCAATGGCACAACTATTTAAAGATGTTGGAGCTGGTTTTTTACGTTGGCCGGGCGGAACACCTACTTCTATGTACCATTGGAATGATTTAGGTGCTGGTTGGGTGGATAATTGGAACCCTGAATATCCCGAAGAATGGACGCCACATACTTCTGAATTTATGGATTTGGATGAATACATGACATTAACTCGTGCCGCTGGTACTCAACCAATGGTAGGTATTAATATGAGTTCTGGTATGGAATGGGGTCGCGTAGATGATGGTGTTGCTGAGGCTGTAGCTTTAGTGAAATATTGTATTGATAACAACTTCGATGCTAAATGCTTTTTCTTAGATAACGAAACTTATCACCACGGTAACGGTTATAATAAAGACATGAGAGGTGATGGCGGACATTGGACTGCCGCTAACTATGCACAACAAATTAATTTGTATGCAGATTCTATAAAAAAATACGTTCCTGATGCTAAATTTTTCATCAATTGGAGAGATCAATTCAGTAATAATGTATCTGATTATGAAACTTTACTTACCGTAGCAGGTCACAATATTGATTATGTAGACGTGCATTGGTATTGGAAATGGGGAGTATCGAACTGGGCAGACTGGAAAGCCAAAACACCTATGGAATACGAGACAGCATCATATGATGGTGGTTCTTATGTAGAAGAAGTAGCTTACTTTAATAACTTGGCAGCTTCTTTAGGAAAATCTCATATTAAGGTGGCTGTTTTAGAATGGAATATTGCTCCTGGAGATCATAATTCTAATCCAGATCATACGGAATATATGACCGCATTAATGCAATCTGAAATGCAAATGCAATTTATGCAAGCGGGTATTGAATATGCTTCTATGTGGACTTCGCATTGGAAAGAGAGCTCAAAGTCAGAATTTCTAACTTTAATCAATTCTGATAATGACCATGCACCAAGTGCTTCTGCTGCTATGTTTGAACTGTACCATCATGCTATTGGAGGTCAGGTTACAACATCTTCTGTATCGGATAATAATATCATGACAACAACTGTTGTAAAAGGAAACAAAACGTATGTATATCTCCTTAATAAAAATGATGAGAATAAATCTGTAGAGTTCAATTTTAATAATTTAAACGTCACTTCTGTAGATCAAGCACTACGTTTTAGTGATCCGGGTGAATTGTCTACTATTTCACTATGGAATTCTACAACCTCAGGTAATTATGTGGCAAGTATAAAAGCAAATTCATTAACAATGGTTTCTTTTAATTATGAAGCAAACACAGAATTACTCTTTAATGGCGATTTTGAAAATGGATTAAGCAGTTGGGATTCTTGGAATTCACCAACGGTAACTTCTGATGCTCAGAATGGAAATTCTGCCATTAAAATTGAAACTTCAGGATCATTTAATCAATGGGTAACGGTAGAACCATCTACAACATATAAACTAACTGCTTTTGTGAAAACGGATAATTCAGCAAAAAAAGTAGTGTTGGGTGTTGGTAATAGTGGGGGTAATATTGCTACTAAGGATATTTATTCTACTTCTTATAAAGAACATGAGGTAGTATTTACTACAAATGCAAATACAACGTCTGTTCAGGCTTGGGTTTGGTTGCCAGAAAGTAATGGTACGAGTGCTTATGCAGATAATATGTCTTTAACAAAAGTAGAAGAAGTAAGTAACGAACCTGTTACAAGTCTTTCACTTTCTCATGAGAATGAAACGGTATTTTCAAATACAGCCTTACAGTTATCTGCCACTGTTCTTCCTACAAACGCATCAGATAAAAGTGTAGTTTGGGAGAGTGATAATACTTCTACTGCAACAGTAAATGCAAACGGATTGGTAACTGCTCTAACGCCCGGAACAGCTACTATTACAGCAACAACAAATGATGGTGGGTTTACAGCAAATACAACTATTACGGTAATTGCAGCTCAGGTAAATGGAATCATTTCTCCTATTCAAGGCAATACATATGATATAGCTTCGGGGCTTGAATTCTCTTTTAGTACTGCTCCAGAAACTAAGTATATTTATGTTTATGATATGGATTGGAATTTGATTTCTTCACTTACCACACCAAATTTAACATTCTCGTATACACCAACTGCTACCGGTGATGTTACTTACCGTTATATTTTCCAAGATGCCAATTGGCAAGATTTAGAAAATGGTACTGTTGATGTATCCATAACGGCAACGGTTCTGAATGCAGATTTTGAACTAGGGTTAAACTCATGGGATTATTATGGAGGAACAACTACAGAAACATTAAATCCTCATAATGGTAGTACTTCTTTAAAAATTAATGCTAGGGGTGGTGCTAGTCAGATCATAAGTTTAAAGAAAAATACAGACTACCAAGTCTCTTTTTATGCTAAAGTAGAAGATCCTTCTGTCATGGCTAAGTTTCATATAAAAAATGCTCTAGGAGCAAAATATTTTGAACAAAATATAGTCGAAAGCAATTATACACAGTTCACTATCAACTTTACAACTGATAATGAAGGAGAAGAGGCCAAGATTGGATTTTGGAGAGGAAATGATGCCGTTGGAGCTTCTTTTTTAGATGATGTTGTGATTAGTGAAATTACAAGTAGTGCAAGATTTAGATCTATAGGTCAAATTCAAGACCTAAATATTGATATTGAAATCTATCCAAATCCTGCTACTGATTTTGTAACTATTAAAGCGGAACACATGGAACGTGTAAAATCACTTTCAATTCTAAATGTTGTAGGTCAGTCTGTACTAGACACTTCTTTTGAGGGTGTGCTTAGATTACCAGTCTCAACATTACAAAAAGGAACATACATTGTTGTGGTATCAGATATTTCTGGTAATAAAGCAACAAGTAAGTTATTGATAAAATAA
- a CDS encoding thiamine pyrophosphate-binding protein — MKNTSLFHQFLTDNKIQYIFGNPGTTETPIMNALEGEKEVEYILGLQENSVIGIAAGYALASENIAMVNIHTYPGLANAMCNLYSAYRSKIPLLITAGQQDRKHLSIDPILSGPLTDLASTATKSAKEIHFEGDFQFELQRAINIAKKAPEGPTFVSIPMDTVNAEVGTNYRTLTPIKTTFKNEVAVESIRELLLTEKQKLGKVVLLVDGIATNANKALIAFAENIQADIYSTPFPVKIPVPSTHYLYKGAFPAFASKQQNTLEHYDLIFVIGDALDSFLFDDFTVIPKGKTVVQINTNNDKVGEYFPVNYSLIGAIKPIFENLNQVLKTLHLIKTVDPEKEKKHYKVLLENQHTILNRKDTAFKIDRVALEVVSKIKEENDIVLEASSYEGDLKSSIKREKAGNVYTAPRGGGLGWGMPVAIGLSLATKKHSVCFVGDGGFQYSLQAIYTAKKYSIPVVFIVLNNGAYKVLKELWKYQFPKTTEEDYHELDLKPEVDILAISKGYGAATFNPKDYKELNKMMEEALKIQGPSVINVKM; from the coding sequence ATGAAAAATACATCTCTATTTCATCAATTCTTAACTGACAATAAAATTCAATATATCTTTGGTAACCCAGGTACTACAGAAACACCAATAATGAATGCATTAGAAGGTGAAAAAGAGGTAGAATATATTTTAGGGTTACAAGAAAATTCCGTTATTGGTATTGCTGCGGGTTATGCTTTGGCATCAGAAAATATTGCAATGGTAAACATCCACACTTACCCTGGTTTAGCCAATGCCATGTGTAATTTATATTCTGCTTATAGATCAAAAATTCCATTACTCATAACCGCTGGCCAGCAAGATAGAAAACACCTTAGCATAGACCCAATATTGTCTGGTCCGCTTACAGACTTAGCTAGTACTGCTACTAAATCGGCAAAAGAAATCCATTTTGAAGGGGATTTTCAATTTGAATTACAAAGAGCAATTAACATTGCAAAAAAGGCTCCTGAGGGGCCAACTTTTGTAAGTATTCCTATGGATACCGTTAATGCTGAAGTAGGTACAAACTACAGAACTTTAACGCCCATTAAAACAACCTTTAAAAATGAAGTAGCTGTTGAAAGTATAAGAGAATTATTACTTACAGAAAAACAGAAACTAGGTAAAGTTGTATTACTTGTAGACGGCATTGCTACTAACGCAAATAAAGCATTAATTGCCTTTGCAGAAAACATTCAGGCAGACATTTACTCCACTCCTTTTCCTGTAAAAATACCTGTCCCGTCTACACATTATCTATACAAAGGGGCATTCCCTGCTTTCGCTTCTAAGCAACAGAATACACTAGAACACTACGATTTAATTTTTGTTATTGGTGATGCTCTTGATAGTTTCCTTTTTGATGATTTTACGGTTATACCTAAGGGGAAAACAGTAGTGCAAATCAATACAAATAATGATAAAGTTGGGGAATACTTCCCTGTAAATTATAGCCTTATTGGGGCTATAAAACCTATTTTCGAAAACTTAAATCAAGTACTTAAAACATTGCACCTAATTAAAACAGTAGATCCAGAGAAAGAAAAGAAACATTATAAAGTTCTTTTAGAAAATCAGCATACAATTTTAAATAGAAAGGATACAGCATTTAAAATTGATCGTGTTGCACTCGAAGTCGTCAGTAAAATTAAGGAAGAAAATGATATTGTATTAGAGGCCAGTTCTTATGAAGGAGATTTGAAATCTAGTATTAAAAGAGAAAAAGCCGGTAATGTTTATACTGCTCCTAGAGGTGGTGGTTTAGGTTGGGGTATGCCTGTAGCAATTGGTTTAAGTTTAGCGACCAAAAAGCATAGCGTTTGTTTTGTTGGTGATGGTGGTTTTCAGTATTCTTTACAAGCTATTTATACGGCAAAAAAATATAGTATTCCTGTTGTTTTTATTGTATTAAACAATGGTGCTTATAAGGTACTTAAAGAGCTTTGGAAATACCAATTCCCAAAAACAACAGAAGAGGATTATCATGAATTAGACCTTAAACCAGAGGTAGATATTTTAGCTATTTCGAAAGGATATGGAGCAGCTACTTTTAATCCAAAAGATTACAAAGAACTTAACAAAATGATGGAAGAGGCCTTAAAAATTCAAGGTCCTTCTGTTATTAATGTGAAGATGTAG